The genomic region AGCCGTAGCAGATTTTTTGGTACGTGAAAAAGAAGACTTTTTCGCCGCCATTTGTGACATGGCTATTCTGGAATGCTGATCTTCATAATTTGCGGGGCAAACTACGATAGGACCAGGCAGTTTTTCCATTTTCTGAGCCTGTGCCGTTTGAATTCCGCAGAAAACAAAAAGCAAGATAAAAGTGAAAATGCGATAACTTTTTAACATGCTAAATGTTAAAAAATTATCACACCATGAGTAATTTTTTTTCATAATGTGAGGTGTTAATTAGTTAAACTTTTGAAAATTAACATAAAATTATAACACCACAAAACATTTATTTAGGATAATTCTTACTTTTTGCAATAAATAGTTAAAATTCGCCTTCTTTTTGTTAAGACATTAACAATATTAAGTCGTTGCTACCTTAAAGTCACACGTGTTTGTTGGAGGTTTTCATTCAGCAGTAAAATTTTCGCTCAAAGAATGGAATTCTCATTATCCCAAGTGTTACATATGAAACCCTGTTGAAGATTCAGGTGGGTCTTATGATTATATCAATCAATACGGTTTCGTGCTGAGAAGGTCTCTGATTAAAACTGCATGCTCAAAAAAATGGGCAACAGGTACTAAATAAAAGTATAATTTCCTGAGAGTTTCCCCAACTTTGAATTTATTTTTAATGCTTACTTGAGCATGTTATATGTTGAGCGTATGTTGACTTATCAAAAGTTATGGAACGAGGTCATTTTCCATTAAATTCTTAAAAAGAAAAGACCACTAAAAAGTGGTCTATTTTTGGAGTAGCGAGAGAGGGACTTGAACCCTCGGCCTCCGGGTTATGAATCCGACGCTCTAACCAGCTGAGCTACCTCGCCAAGGTATAGTAAAACGGGTGCAAATATAAAGTTTAATTTCTTGTTCATCAAAATAAGGGCCTTAAAAATATTCCTTCGGTTTTATTTTTTTATCATAAGGAAATCTATATATTGCCCATAGAAAACATTTGAGAATGGACGATAGAATAAAATTTGAAATAGAGTTTGTTATACAATCCTCACCATCATTACTATACAATTACATATCAACGCCTTCCGGTCTTTCTGAATGGTTTGCCGACAACGTAAATTCACGCGGTGAACTATTTAGTTTCATTTGGGACGGTTCGGAAGAAGAGGCTAAGCTTTTAAAACGAAAAAGCGATGAATTCGTAAAATTTGCATGGACGGACCAAGATGATGATGGCTTTTTTGAAATGAAAATAATAGTTGACGAAATCACGAAAGACGTATCCCTGTTCATAACAGATTTTGCTGACGAGGACGAGCTTGACGAGGCTAAAATGCTTTGGGAAAACCAAATAGCTTCCCTAAAACAAGTACTGGGATCCAAATAAACGTTTTTGCAATAAAGAAGTATCTTTGGCCTTGGATTTTTCAAGGCTTTTTTTATGATAAATTTTAATGGAAATATAACTCCATCAGATACTTTTTTTCTAAATCACACCAATAGGGGCTTACGATACGGAGACGCACTTTTTGAAGCTATCCGGGTCGTTAACGGTAAAATCTTTTTTTGGGAAGACCATTACCTTAGGCTTATGGCCTCTATGCGTATTTTGCGTATGGAAATCCCTATGGACTTTACCATGGAATTTCTTGAGGAACAGATTTTGAAAACCATAGCCGCAAATACTTCCAACACCGGTTTGGCCCGGGTTCGCCTCATCGTTTTTAGGAATGATGGCGGGTTTTATCTACCAGAAAAAAAATCGATTTCCTATATTATCGAAACCACGGTTTTGGAGACTCCTTTCTTTGTTTTGGAAGAAAAGGAATACGAGGTAGAACTGTTCAAGGATTACTATATCAACGCTGATATGCTATCTAACCTAAAGACCAATAATAAGATACTGAACGTTATAGGCAGTGTTTATGCACAGGAAAACGGCTATCATAATTGCTTACTGCTAAACAATGCCAAACAAGTCGTAGAGGCATTGAACGGTAATCTTTTTATGATCAAGGGGAATATGGTCAAAACCCCATCTTTAAAAGACGGTTGCTTGAACGGAATCATTAGAAAAAAACTGATTGAAATCGTTAAAAAGTTGGATGATTATACCTTCGAAGAAGCCTCAATTTCGCCTTTTGAGCTTCAAAAAGCAGATGAATTATTCGTTACCAACGCTATTATGGGCATACAGCCGATTACAAAGTACAGAAAAAAAGAATATACGAATACGGTTGCAAAAGATTTGATGGGAAAGCTGAATGTAGCGGCTAGGTTGGGTTAGTTCAATTGCCAAATTAATTCAAATTCGGATTTTCGGGTGCATTGGACCATAAAAGATAATCACCGCCCAATTCCATCATTTTTTCTTTCCAGAACGCACTGGCGGGCTTGTGTATGATGTCACTTTCATATTCGTTTTTTACGACTACCCATGATTTGGAGGTCAGTTCTTCTTCCAATTGAAAGGTGGACCAGCCGGAATATCCCAAAAAGAAACGGATATCTTTATCGGTTATCGATTTGTTGTTGATAAGGTGAACTGTCTTTTCAAAATCGCCTCCCCAGTAGATCCCATCGGATATTTCAATACTATTGTCAATTAAATCGGGTACACTATGGATAAAATAAAGATTATCCTGTTCTACCGGGCCGCCATTGTAAACTTGAATGGGGATTTCAATTTCGGTTACTAGATCGCTTATATCGTAATCCAACGGTTTGTTCAATATAAAGCCCACTGAGCCTTCGTCGTTGTGCTCGGCTAAAAGTACAACGGCCCTGTTAAATGATACATCGCCTGTAAGGGTAGGTTCAGCTATCAATAACTTTCCTTTTTTCGGTTTTAATAGTACCATGTTAATGTGTTAGTCTAACTAAAATAAGATAATTCTTATTAATACCAAAAGTGGGCAATAAAAAAGCACTATGCAAAAGCATAGTGCTCAATGTATTATTCTATGAAAGAATTAGTTTACTGCTTTACCTAAATCAGCACCAGCTTTGAACTTCACTACATTTTTTGCTGCGATTTGGATAGTTTTACCGGTAGATGGGTTTCTACCTTCTCTAGCGTTTCTTTTAGATACAGACCAAGATCCGAAACCTACCAAAGAAACTCTTCCACCTTTTTTAAGTGTACCTTCAACATTTCCTAAAAAAGATTCTAACGCTTTCTTAGCTGCTGCTTTTGTAATGCCAGCATCAGCTGCCATCGCATCGATTAATTCTGTTTTGTTCATAATGTAATTAAATTAA from Costertonia aggregata harbors:
- a CDS encoding START-like domain-containing protein, with translation MDDRIKFEIEFVIQSSPSLLYNYISTPSGLSEWFADNVNSRGELFSFIWDGSEEEAKLLKRKSDEFVKFAWTDQDDDGFFEMKIIVDEITKDVSLFITDFADEDELDEAKMLWENQIASLKQVLGSK
- a CDS encoding aminotransferase class IV, with translation MINFNGNITPSDTFFLNHTNRGLRYGDALFEAIRVVNGKIFFWEDHYLRLMASMRILRMEIPMDFTMEFLEEQILKTIAANTSNTGLARVRLIVFRNDGGFYLPEKKSISYIIETTVLETPFFVLEEKEYEVELFKDYYINADMLSNLKTNNKILNVIGSVYAQENGYHNCLLLNNAKQVVEALNGNLFMIKGNMVKTPSLKDGCLNGIIRKKLIEIVKKLDDYTFEEASISPFELQKADELFVTNAIMGIQPITKYRKKEYTNTVAKDLMGKLNVAARLG
- a CDS encoding YqgE/AlgH family protein, translating into MVLLKPKKGKLLIAEPTLTGDVSFNRAVVLLAEHNDEGSVGFILNKPLDYDISDLVTEIEIPIQVYNGGPVEQDNLYFIHSVPDLIDNSIEISDGIYWGGDFEKTVHLINNKSITDKDIRFFLGYSGWSTFQLEEELTSKSWVVVKNEYESDIIHKPASAFWKEKMMELGGDYLLWSNAPENPNLN
- a CDS encoding HU family DNA-binding protein, giving the protein MNKTELIDAMAADAGITKAAAKKALESFLGNVEGTLKKGGRVSLVGFGSWSVSKRNAREGRNPSTGKTIQIAAKNVVKFKAGADLGKAVN